A segment of the Hemicordylus capensis ecotype Gifberg chromosome 6, rHemCap1.1.pri, whole genome shotgun sequence genome:
CCGAAACAAAGACTTCAAGGCAGCTGCACAGAAAGCACTTAGAAGGAAAGTCGTGCAGTatctcaaatatatatatatatatatatatatatatatatatatatatatatatatatatatatatatatatattccagttAAAGAACATTGTTTTAGAATTTCAGTGTTTGGTAAATAAAGAATCAGACCATGGCAACCTTCTCTTATGCCTTTGAAAATCTCAAGCGTCCCTTCACTCCATTATGTGCTATTTGGTCCAAGAGAGAAACTTCAATAGGCAAACTCAAAGCTGAAGTGGGCGGGAGTTAGATCCCATCACCTGTCCTCAACAACAACATACTCAACATACTCTCAACATACTCTCTAGTCCTGCCTTCTGCCTTTTTGTGTTTTGCTGTAGTGGATCTCCACATGACAAAGAATCCTTCATGTTTAGGATTCGTATATTCATATTCGTGTATagatgtatgtgtacacacatatatGTGGATATGTATGGAGAAGTCATTTAGATCAGACCAGGGTTGGATTGTCTATTGGGGACAATAGGCACAGTGCCTGGTGCCTACGAAGCTCTCAAGGGTCTAGAAAAATGCTCTAGGCCCCCAAATATGGCTTCTTGTGAGGGGATGATTTAGCCCGGCGGATGCCCATTCTGACACATTAGGCATATAATGGGATACATTAGGGGGCCTGTACATTGTACATAATGAAAGATTTATCTATAGATCCTCCTGTGGGGACTATGCTTATCCTGGGGCCTATGATTATCCTAGGGCCTCTGAAGACACTTACATGGCCCTGCTTCAAACAAATGCATGAGGGTTGGTGTGGAGgaaggtgtcatggctcagacttcagaatcagaaaaatcagagcaggaggactcacctgctagtgagccacagcaacaagaattggcagataaaccagactctggagctgaagattctcaacagctgccagacttggtttctgatgaggaagagcctgggatttcccctgtgTTGAGACGAcgtatcaagagacaggctcagtgggactcatgcaggtgcaggagatcacaagaaagaaagccaaactgctgactcagggaagcctgattgattgctggttctgtggaaccatatatattcaacagtctctcatagCTGacttgctgtttgcaacttcgttGGCAGCTTATAGTGTGCTCTAGCATATTATATTTTTtctgtgttccagtttgtcttgtctgtacttccctgcattgttctcttaattccttgttctgtgtccttcgcttattttattccttgtttgtcttttccttccacttattactcagttattgttagaggggggtacctagtttcagttcaggggactttattcatttactgttttctttgcgagccttttattttccttcatccagtttcgttgctgctttctgtttactttcatggggttgtaaatcctgtagggttagccGGGCTATCAGTTCACGACAGAAGGAGACATGCAGATGTCCATAGCAGAACCTGCAAGTATATTCCTCTCTCCCGTTCAGATGTTGAATATAGGCATGGAGGTGTTTGCATGTATAGAACTTCAAACTCATATTTTCTGTGCTCTCAGGTGCTTGTAATACTTTACCCCTAGGAGCTCAGCATAGTGCCTACTACATTCTTGTAACTGGAGCCAAAGAAGAATCCTGCTCTTTTCTCCAACCAGGCCCCAGATCCTAACACACCCACGAACCTTCCACCAAGATTAATTTATTCATCCCTTACAGACCACATGCTGTCTGTTGTTGGTGTTGCTTGCAAGTTGAAtggagaaaggaggagaaggaggaacacTTCTGCAATTCCTTTTCAATTTTAAGtgcttaaaagaagaagaaaaactaggTGGACTGCTGTATCACATGGGAAGCCCTCCGGTCCCAAAAATGAATGGGGTTCTGAATGGAACAAAATGTATGAATCACATATTTCTTCTGTTCAAGGCCTCTTTACATTTCTTTTGAACTGGATGAAACATGGAACAATTTGCTTCATTTCTCCATTCATTATGAAATACAAGACACACAAAATGCCACTCATCCGGTTTCTATGAAACGCAATCCCCAGCAATATGGCTTTGTTTCTCAACCCATCCCATATAGGGCTGGTTTGAATTTAAAAGGGGATGCACCCAAAGTATTCCTGCTAGGATGTTAagtacataagaaaagccctgcaggatcagaccaaggcccatcaaatccagcatcctgccttgTTCAGCAGCTGACTGGGTCCCTCTGGGGAGCCTGCAATTGGGGGAAAGAGGACAACCTCCCCTTTCCTTGGTGCTGCCCCAGCACCAGGTGTTCAGGGGCATCATGCCACCTCTGATCTTGATGGAAGTAGCCTGGGCTACTAGCCATTGTTAGCCCCatcctccatgtatttgtctaatcccttttaaaaactgtctcaATTTGTAGCCAtccccacatccagtggcagtgaattccatagcttaattgcacattgtgtaaaaaaaattgcttccttATGTCTTTTTGGACTTTCCTCACCAAAGGGAACATCTCTGCTccatgactgattgattgatcaatcgaCAATGTTAAGAGCAAAAGGGCAATTCAGTTTGAGGTTGAATCCCCAAATTGCccccccaatttgacccaaatcaaattgaagttgaatcgaATTGCAAATTGACTCGTTCAGTTTCATTCTACCCATGCAGCAACAGCATCACCACAAaactgagtttgaactgaactgagatAATGTTTATCTGAGAATAAACATGTCTGTGCTGGACATTCCATGTACAGTGGTGAAGACAAGACTGCACAATAGACTTCAATCTTTGGTCCGGCTTTAGTGATGATTGACATCTTTACTCCGCCTCTTCAACCTGGCTTTTCCTTTTGTACTTCCAAGAAGTTACTTCAACTACAGTCAGTATCAAAGGAATTTCAAGGCAAAGCCACACCTCCCAAGAAAAATGCATCTCGTTAATATATTCCCCTAGTGGCAGGTTTTTGCTCCATGATTTGAGTTCTAGCAGTATTTCATTGGTAGTTCTCGATATGAGATTACTGCAAATAGATGTATAAAACTTAGTGGCAGAAGGCTTGTAGTTCGGTGGACCTGCTACAACTCATATGGATCCTGCTATAGCACTCAAAGTTACATTTTCCTCATGGTTGCAGTCTTTCATCCAGCAGAATTCAAGTTCTAAGTATTGTTGGATATTTCCTAAGGTGCATGATGATAGAAATATGGCTTAGGGTACCATGGAGCTTTATTACAGGGCAAAGGACATTATCAGCTGGGCTTTCTGTAAATGATGGTGGAAATCTTAACTGTCAGTGTATCACATCTGTGCTATCCTGCCCTCTCTCCAAGGATATTTGGGGTGTTTATGGGAGCTACTCTATTGTAATTTAGAAGGTATTATTGCATTCTTTAGGAAAGAGGTACACATCCGTTATGTGGAATTTGTATAACAGACTTTTGAACATTACAATAACttgtatttttaatattaaaaatggcataatccagccaaaatataaattccattgatttcaaaaagaaacaaaattaatattccaaaataaattaaaaaaatttaagggaTCATGTCATGGGGTTATATTATGGAAGGCAACTGGTAGGCAGCTCTATGGAGGACTGGACAATAGATATTTCTACAGTTATATTTGGAGTCTAGTAATTTGAACATTTGTATTGCTTTTcattgaaaatattatgggaactGTCTACTTAGTTCTtatctcaattttttttaaaacttcgaTCAAAAATAGAGGATCTGACTTAGAAAGTTCAGACAGCATCCAAACTAGGCAGTCATGACAAACCACTATTGAAATTAACAAGTCATGGCTAATATGCATTGAattcatttcaatgaggcttCGTCATGAttcacttagtctggatgctgcctatgGTACCACTACATCTAGGCAAATACATCCTGATGATCGTGAATGTGATTTATAACTGCCCTTCTTCTTTGaaacactctcccccccccatattcattcagccccctccctggatgCTTTTAAgtcccttcttaagacccacctgttttttattattattattattattattattattattattattattattatcacagtcagacaggtgttattgattggtttgttttatccagacattgagtctttcccaaggacctgggatggccaaaatctattatcaatattgttgctgttcgtcgcagaatataggctcttcccagtaaagttgttttttgtaattggttgatggtgatttctgtggcccctatggtgttgaggtgctcttcaaggtgttttggaattgcacctagggttccaattactactgggattattttggtcgtcttctgctgcagcctttcaatttcaatttgtagatctttgtattttgttattttttctatttctttttcttctattctgctatcacctattattattattattattattagcattagcATTATTATTAGCATTAGCATTAGCATTAGCATTAGCATTAGCATAGTTGTTCACTGccaagagtctttggaggaggcagtatatatgaagatttcaataaataaacaaactggaaCCAGGAAAAATGTGCAAGACTCATTCAGATTTCTCTATCTCTACAGTCAATTTTTAAATAGAAGACATGAGATTTGAAAATGACACCATTGTGAAGGAATTCATGTTGGTGGGTTTTCCTGGCATTCAGAAGGTGAAGATTCTTGTCTTCCTGACCATGTTGCTCACCTATACAATGACTCTAATTGGGAACCTGGTGATCATATTCTTAGTGTGGACAGATTACCGGCTTCAGACACCCATGTACtggctcctctgcaacctctccTTCTCAGGACTCTGCTTCACCTCCACCATTGTCCCCAAAATGCTGAGGAACATCATCATGGATACCAAAGTAATTTCTTTCATGGGCTGCATGatccaaatttatttatatttcttctTGGGCACTTCTGATTACATCCTAGTGGCTGTGATGGCCTTTGATCGCTACATAGCCATCTGTAACCCACTGCGTTATTCTGTTATCATGAGTGGCTGGTTCACATTCCAGCTTGCTGTTGGAATTTGGCTTGGATCTTTTCTGTCAGTTCTTTCATCAGCAATTTTCTTGTTTCAGCTCCCATTCTGTGGTCCAAATGTCATTCACCACTTCTTCTGTGATATCATAACAGTGCTGAGGCTGGCTTGTACAGATACCACTTTCCTTGAACTGTTGAGCTACGTGTCAACTACCATTATTGTCTTAAGTTCATTCCTGTTGACGTCAGTGTCCTACCTGTACATCATCGCCACCATCTTGCACATCCCATCTGCTACTGGACGGCAAAAAGCTTTTTCAACCTGTGCAGCTCATATCACGCTGGCTTCAGTCTTTTATGGATGTTCCATTTTCATGTACCTGCTACCAGAGAAAACCCATTCATCAGGTTTCTACAAAGCAGTAGCCCTTCTTCACACTGTGGTGACCCCTTTCCTTAATCCATTCATATATACACTGCGGAATGAGAGAGTGAAGGAGGTCTTAAAAGATACCTTGAAACGTATCTCCTTCCTTGCCAAAAGAACATCATAAAATATGACTTCAGTCAATCAACATCATTATAAGAAGTTGCAAGGTTTTGTGGAGAAACTGGTTGTGATTCAAAGAAACATACCCATGTTCCATTAGTTACATGAATTTGCTGACCACTTCCATGCTGTTTTTTTCCAATTTGTAATCAACCAAATTGAAAGTTTGTCAGCAAGTCACTCCAAAAGTAAGGCCCCGGCGGGAATTTCCATTGAATAATCTGTGAAACAATTATTTGATGGATTTTGCTTCACGCTCAGGAGCTGAGAACTAGATTTGGGGTGATAAGGAATCAGCTAATAATTGTGGAATCAGCTAATAATTCTAGAACAGGGTGGGGGACTTTTTCTTCCCACCTAGAGTTTGGTTTCTCTGATTTGCTTGAATCATATGCAAGCATCTGCTTACATGTAGAGCCCTGCTGTCATTTCATTCATGTtgtaaggtaggggtgtgtgtgtgtgagagagagagagagagagagagagagggagagggagagagggagagatagagatagagagagatatTGTGTGTGATGGCAGGAGAAGCTAATTACTTTGCCTGACTATAACTTGATGTTTGGTTCCTTCTAGTATTTGACATGAAATCCACAGAAACTGCCTTGTTGTAATCTGCATACTTCTGTGTGTGTATTCACACCAGGGGCCCCTATTCTTAGCTTGGGGGAGTAGAGGGTCCGAGCAGCTGGCTAGCCatattttgcattgggtttttgcaGAGTCAGATTCAATATGGTTTTTTCAAATGTGAGTATCCCATTAATTTGAAATATACTgtcatttgatttgaatttgtgCCCATGAACCAGTTTGCCTTGAAATGATTGTCTTGCATCTTTTGATACAATAGAATTTAATTTTTCCGGAGTGAAATTTCCCTTGCTGCAGCTCATGATGATGCATGTGTGTAACATGTTGGTCCCTGTGTTTGGGTGAATGAAGAGGAGGGCTATCTGTATGAATAGACCCACTCCTGGTCAGCCTTGTGGACTAGCTGTGGAAGGCATTGAGCTCATGTGGCCATACACTGCCCTTGTGAAAGTATCATGAATGGTGTTCACCAAGGACTGGTGAATGGATTGGAGGAAATATTTCTTTTTCAGTGTAAATCTTATTAATTGTAGCACAGTTCTGTGCTCAGACTCAGCCAAATAACCAAGAATAAAAGTATTTCATTAGAAAGTTAGAATTGGACTGGATCTTGGAGATCTTCAAacccaaccctctgctcagtaatTTTTGTCCTTCAGAGGAAGCCTAAAAttatctttgcatttcttttctttttctcttggaGAGACTCTGAAATACTCTTTTGAACTTTCCTTTGGAAAAATATTGGTCTCTATTCTGAGTGGACATACAGTCCAGTAACACTTGCATGCCCTTATATAATctaggtggccaacctga
Coding sequences within it:
- the LOC128329667 gene encoding olfactory receptor 6M1-like, giving the protein MRFENDTIVKEFMLVGFPGIQKVKILVFLTMLLTYTMTLIGNLVIIFLVWTDYRLQTPMYWLLCNLSFSGLCFTSTIVPKMLRNIIMDTKVISFMGCMIQIYLYFFLGTSDYILVAVMAFDRYIAICNPLRYSVIMSGWFTFQLAVGIWLGSFLSVLSSAIFLFQLPFCGPNVIHHFFCDIITVLRLACTDTTFLELLSYVSTTIIVLSSFLLTSVSYLYIIATILHIPSATGRQKAFSTCAAHITLASVFYGCSIFMYLLPEKTHSSGFYKAVALLHTVVTPFLNPFIYTLRNERVKEVLKDTLKRISFLAKRTS